In the Trueperaceae bacterium genome, one interval contains:
- a CDS encoding S8 family serine peptidase produces the protein MNGRSHPPRRRARRDGVRVAVAALALAALGACSPGVPSPFAPPPGAARVAAVVERCDLAGPTPETWTAWSEAWIDAAASGAAKVDASRVLVGLRPSLGPAARGATAASAETVAARHGLTLEAPRGGGPLTPLGARAARASSGAVRMRVAAGDAPAAAARRLLDDPAVAYAHPDPIATPIRPARDAPGGSTPPEASGAAFPTDPLLSAQWHLTDFGAPQAWRTERGSSRVTVAVIDGGIDLDHPDLAARLDAGWDVYDGDDDPSGIDDHGTHVAGIVAAVGGNGVGGRGVAPEGVRVLPVKVFDDRGESRKGMGSASDVADAVRWVAGLPVDGLPRRAAPVDVANLSLGFEGTTTPIPAIEAALRDARAAGVVAFAATGNLRSGEPRDRAGSGVLAPANGPCAVAVGSLDASLARSAFSRYFATPPTGGAHGVDLVAPGGVGPGGDGVWSTVANGGYEALQGTSMATPFVAGVAALLASDDPTLAGDALLTAVLRAAARPTDADPDAVGLGVPCPDAALGVGTRCGTAWTAPWE, from the coding sequence GTGAACGGTCGATCCCACCCCCCGCGCCGACGCGCACGCCGCGACGGCGTGCGCGTCGCGGTCGCGGCGCTCGCCCTCGCCGCGCTCGGGGCCTGCAGCCCCGGCGTCCCGTCCCCCTTCGCGCCGCCCCCCGGGGCGGCGCGGGTCGCCGCCGTCGTCGAGCGCTGCGACCTCGCCGGGCCCACCCCCGAGACGTGGACGGCGTGGTCGGAGGCGTGGATCGACGCCGCGGCGTCGGGCGCCGCGAAGGTGGACGCGTCGCGCGTCCTCGTGGGGCTGCGCCCGTCGCTCGGCCCGGCCGCGCGGGGCGCGACCGCCGCGTCGGCCGAGACGGTGGCGGCGCGGCACGGCCTCACGCTGGAGGCGCCCCGCGGCGGCGGCCCCCTCACCCCCCTTGGGGCGCGCGCCGCGCGCGCTTCGAGCGGCGCGGTCCGCATGCGCGTCGCCGCGGGCGACGCCCCCGCCGCCGCGGCGCGGCGGCTGCTGGACGACCCGGCGGTGGCGTACGCCCACCCCGACCCGATCGCGACCCCGATCCGGCCCGCCCGGGACGCCCCGGGCGGGTCCACCCCTCCGGAGGCGTCGGGCGCGGCGTTCCCGACCGATCCGTTGCTGTCCGCGCAGTGGCACCTGACCGACTTCGGGGCGCCGCAGGCGTGGCGCACCGAGCGCGGCTCGTCGCGCGTCACGGTCGCGGTGATCGACGGCGGGATCGACCTCGACCACCCCGACCTCGCCGCCCGCCTCGACGCCGGGTGGGACGTGTACGACGGCGACGACGACCCGTCCGGGATCGACGATCACGGGACGCACGTCGCGGGCATCGTCGCCGCGGTCGGCGGCAACGGCGTCGGCGGGCGCGGCGTGGCGCCCGAGGGCGTTCGGGTCCTGCCGGTGAAGGTCTTCGACGACCGGGGCGAAAGCCGCAAGGGCATGGGGTCGGCGAGCGACGTCGCCGACGCCGTCCGGTGGGTGGCGGGCCTCCCGGTCGACGGCCTCCCCCGCCGCGCGGCGCCGGTGGACGTCGCGAACCTCAGCTTGGGGTTCGAGGGAACCACCACGCCGATCCCCGCGATCGAGGCGGCGCTCCGCGACGCGCGCGCGGCCGGCGTGGTGGCCTTCGCCGCCACGGGCAACCTGCGCTCCGGGGAGCCGCGCGACCGGGCCGGGAGCGGCGTCCTGGCGCCCGCCAACGGCCCGTGCGCCGTCGCGGTCGGGAGCCTCGATGCGTCCCTCGCCCGCAGCGCCTTCTCGCGCTACTTCGCGACGCCCCCGACGGGGGGCGCGCACGGCGTCGATCTGGTCGCCCCGGGCGGCGTCGGTCCGGGCGGGGACGGGGTGTGGTCGACCGTCGCGAACGGCGGGTACGAGGCGCTCCAGGGCACCTCGATGGCGACGCCGTTCGTCGCCGGCGTCGCGGCCCTGCTGGCGTCGGACGACCCGACGCTCGCCGGCGACGCCCTGCTGACCGCCGTCCTCCGGGCCGCGGCCCGCCCGACCGACGCCGACCCGGACGCCGTCGGGCTCGGCGTGCCCTGCCCCGACGCGGCGCTGGGCGTCGGAACGCGCTGCGGGACGGCGTGGACCGCGCCCTGGGAGTGA